The following nucleotide sequence is from Pochonia chlamydosporia 170 chromosome 4, whole genome shotgun sequence.
GGCCCTTCCAGGATTGGTAGTTCCACCCGTTCTCGGGCAAGCTTTGGCAGTCTTCCCTTGATTATTGATTCGGGTGCAAGAGTCGTGAAGAACTGCATCAAGCTTGGTCCACCTTCGGCCTTGGCCGCTTGAACCCGCGCCCAAATGTCATTCAGTCGGATTCTTGCAAGCGGTGCAGCGAGAGGTAAGAGACTATGCAAAGCCTTGACATCGGGGGGGTTGACGCGCGCAATCTCAGTGACATGGGTTGAGCCCAATACAAAGTTGGGGCTttcgtcttcttgccttGCGGTTTCGTCTCTCCATTTCCATAATGCTTTGAATACAGCAAACTGTTCCCCATTCAAGGCCAGGTGGGAATTCTTGAAAACGTAATTGTACCAGCCTCTGGATCCCTCGCCTGTGGTCTCGTTGTAGCCTGGATGCTCATGTCGCGAGAGCGCTAGATCTCTAGATCGTTGTAATGCCAGACTGATGTAGTCTTTTTCCGGATCGCTTCTATCCGAAGCGTCGACTAGTTCATTACGTACATTGTCATAGATGTAAAGCAGATAGTGCGTGTCTGATCGAGCATAAAACAACATTTCTTGGGGAATGGGTCTAATTTGGTTTAGTAAACAGTCTCTCTTGTTCTGGCTATAAGCCCAACTTACCGTATTCTCCAGTCAGCCAACTGGTATTGTTTATCGGCATCAAAGTTGACAAATttggaaagcaaaaaagcCAAACTTCTGCCAGGGTAATTGAGAAGTTCACAAGCAAAGAAAGTATCGAATAGGCCATTGATATAAAGACCCAGGTCTCGTTGCAGCCAAACCATGTCCATGTAAGCACCATGGAAGACCTAAACAAGAGTTAATAGGTTTGGGTTTGCGGTTAAGAAAATCATCACATTGCGGTCAATCCTTACCTTGATGATACTGGGATCCGCAAACACTTCGTTGAGAACCTCGAGCTTGTGTCGCCAGGGCTGCAGGGTGTCCACAATCCAGTCTCTTTCCCGAGTGCTCACTTGCATCAAGCAAACAAGGCCTGTGTATGTGCGGAAATCGTGGTGTTCCAAGTCGACGGCAATTTCCTTTGCCTTCTTGAGTTCTTCCAACATCTTAAGGACCCCTTCATATGTATCTACCCATGTAGCCTTGGTCGAGTCGGCTGGTTGGGAGGGTACAGGGTCGTGCTTCTGGAACGCTCGCTCTGGATACTTCATGCTCGTGATTTCCTTTTCGTAAGGATGCCTATATCTGTGGCAATGTTAGTGGTGTGACTAGAGTGCACAACTTTTTGGTTCGTACGCACTGGGCTGTGCCATCTTCGGCTGGGGCTGTGACAAGGCTCTTTTCTAATGAAACGGTCGCATGCGGCTTTTTGGAGAGAATCGGCTTCCACGGCCCAGTAGGAAAGTTGTCTGGTTTAAGTTCGAACTTGGTCTGGGGCTTCGTAACATTGGCATTTCGGATGACCTTGCCGGTTGACTTGGCTCGTTTTGATTTGGAGCCCTGGAGGGAGCATGTCAGTATGTGGCATGGGAACCCGGTACGATAAACTGAGGATGTGACTTACGGCATCCGTGCTAGGAGGCTCTTTTCGCTTGACCAAGCCAGTGTATTCATCCAGAGCAGTGTCTGCCTTCTCCAGGACAGAGTCCACCACGTCTACAATGGACTGCCAGCTCATATCAATGTCCTCTGCATCTTCGAGTCTCGGCGCTTTGACTCCGCACGCTTTGGCCGCCGACTGCAATAGGCGCGTAGAGAGTTCTAGGACTCGAGCGGACTTGTCGTCAAGTTGTTCTGCGACATCGGGGTTTACCGTTCGCTGGAAGCCTAGATCCTCGGCGGCGATGCGATTGACGGATTTGACTGTCGAGACTAGGGATTTTTGAATACCCTCTTGAAGGGACTTGAAATCCTGGGGAGTctccatgatggcagcgcGTTGACTGCCGACGGAGGTTGATCTGATTATTGCGACGGTGATGCCGCTTGCAAGGTGAAGACGATCAAAAATTCGGGCATGGAGCATTGGGAGCCTTATCGATAAGAGTTAAGTGGCTGCTGGGGCGTCTGGGGGGCTGTCCGCTGCATGTGTGCTGTGGCTGTAGGCGCAGTGGTCTTGTGGCAACTGAATACAAAACCAGCATTGAAAACCAAAATCTAGGTCGAGATACACCGTCAATCCAGTCTGTGTCTCTGTAAACATGTGATTGCAGCATTACGAGCAATTATGTGATAGAAAAACAAGGCTTATGTATGCTATGACTACggtctgtggtaaaaagtatttgacCACATATAGGTACTGGGTATACATCGACATAGCTCAATATtcctcagcacacaacgcggCATGGAATTTTCTGATACCTTTCCCTTCAAAgttgttcaaatacttttgaccgCCCACTGTAGACGCTAGAGGAAAAACGTCAAAGATTTGGATaccatgtctgtctggtaaggtctggtctgaggAATCTTGTATGGCATAGCCTGTTCCTtccatacctaggtatctgGGCAACTCGGTGAAATAGTACTTGACACAAACCTAACGCACGACTGTGCAAAACAACAGATGCTGCAATGGAGATCTCCGCATCAAATGTTAAATGGAAATATTGCatttcattttttttttacgCAAACGGACAAAGGAACTGGACTTGCGCGGCAATGCACGGATGGAGGGAGCCTGCTGCCCATGTGCATAAACGGTAGGTCAAATGGTATCCGAGAATGCGAGCAACATGGTACAGATGTACAGATGAGCCATGTCCCCGTTTGATTGAGTGCATTACGACGCTGAGTGTTGGAGCCCAAGTGTTAAATCGCGCTCTCTGTCACATTTTGGGAATTATACAGGCAGAGTACATGCATggtgagatgttggtggacGTTTGACAGAAAGGAAAGACGCTTCCCGACAAGCTGCGAGGAATCTTGAGTTTCATCGCACATTGACACTACAGCACGACCGGCATACAAGGACGCAAGTTTCAACCATGTTTTGGATCGGCATGAAATCACAGGCGATTGATGGTTAAGGTAATTCgttcccaacattgaaccctggTCGCCTCAAGCTCAATGGTCAAGTCCCTGCTTGACAGGCAGTCCCACAGCCTCGATTACATCAAGAGTACGTACTTGACGTTATACGGACCAAAGCAGGAGGATTTCCTCCGAACTTTAGAAGAGACCTGCATGCACTTTCAGAATCTGTCATATAATACAAAACCATATGGATACTTGCGAATCAAGTTTTCTTTTCAACGACGCAGCTTAAACCCCAGCCGAATAATTATGCATGCTTCTGCATTTGTCAAAGTGCCATTCCTACCCGACGTCTTTGTCCAACTCAGTCATCCCTCATCCATGGTCTTTGTTACCTCGCAATCATATCGACCCCACGTTGCTTCCCTCTAGCCGCCTCACCCCGCCAAAGGAGCAAATATTCCCTGCTTGACACTACATGCAAGGTGCTGGTCGAAGCTCCTCAATCAGACAGAGACCTGATAAAGTAAgagaggaaaaaaaaaactggGCTCAAGCTTTTCTTGGTTGGGCGCCGCCACTAGCGACAACAGTGACCTCTTGACCTCTTGACCTCTTGACCTCGACCCCTCCTTCCCTGCCAGCTCCATCCATCTAAGCTACTTCAACTGCCACTTTGATGTGTCTGTCGCAAATCTGACAATCAGCGGCGAATTTCCAGAGCTTTCAACCTctgctcttcctcctctttcaacaaacaaaacatcacaCCTCGTCAGCTGCTACTATCTATTTTGGTGCAGACTACAAAGTCCCCAGCTACGAGCGGTCGTACCCCAGCGTACATTAGTTTCACTTACACAGCTGCACCAGCTAGCTACCTGCTGTCAACGTCCAAGCAACACAGGCAAGAATGACGGCCGAAGCCACCATCGCAGATGGCCAAGCGCCAGAAATCCACGGCCGacttctcctcctctcaaATCGtctccccatcaccatcaagcGCTCCGATGATGGCAGCTACACATTCTCCATGTCCTCCGGCGGTCTGGTCACTGGTCTTAGTGGCCTCAGCAaaaccaccagcttccaGTGGTACGGATGGCCAGGTCTCGAGGTTCCTGACAATGAAGTCGAGGGCATGAAACAGCGCCTCAAGGATGAATACGGCGCACACCCAGTATTCATTGACGACGAAGTTGCCGACAGACACTACAATGGCTTTTCAAGTATAGCTCTCCCCCAAAGCACACCTGCTATACACGAGAATAACATCAACTAACTTTGTTTCTTCGAAAGACTCCATCCTATGGCCTCTTTTCCACTACCACCCCGGCGAAATCACCTTTGACGAATCCGCATGGGCAGCATACCAACAAGTAAACCACCTCTTCGCCCAGACCGTCATCAAGGACGTCCAGGACGGTGACCTCATCTGGGTCCACGACTACCACCTCATGCTCCTCCCGCAAATGCTTCGCGAAGAAATCGCAAAGACTGGCAAAAAAGTAAAGattggcttcttcttgcaTACGCCCTTCCCCAGCAGCGAAATCTACCGCATCCTCCCCGTCCGCGAGCCCTTGCTCCGCGGCCTCCTGGACTGCGACCTCATCGGCTTCCACACCTACGACTATGCGCGCCACTTTCTGAGCAGCTGCTCTCGCATCTTGGGCACGCACACCACTCCCAACGGCGTAGACTGGAACGGACGCTTCGTCACTATTGGCGCATTCCCCATTGGCATCGACCCTGAAAAGTTTGTAGAAGGACTGAAGAAGCCGTCCGTGCAGGAACGTATCGCTACGCTGAACCGCAAATTCGAAGGCGTAAAGCTGATTGTCGGCGTCGACAGACTAGATTACATCAAGGGCGTGCCTCAGAAACTACACGCCCTCGAGGTCTTTCTCACAGAACACCCCGAGTGGATTGGTAAAATCGTCCTTGTGCAAGTCGCCGTCCCCTCGCGCCAAGACGTTGAAGAGTATCAAAACCTCCGCGCCGTCGTCAACGAACTCGTGGGCCGTATCAACGGTAAATTCGGCACCATTGAATTCATGCCCAtccacttcctccaccagTCCGTCTCCTTTGACGAATTGACCGCCCTCTACGCCGTATCAGACGTGTGTCTCGTCTCGTCTACCCGCGATGGCATGAACCTCGTCTCCTACGAATACATTGCCACGCAGCAAGAACGACACGGCGTCATGATCCTCTCTGAATTCACTGGTGCCGCGCAATCCCTCAACGGGAGTCTCATTGTCAATCCCTGGAATACAGAGGAACTAGCCAATGCCATCCACGACGCCGTCACAATGAGCCCCGAGCAAAGAGCCGCCAATTATAAGAAATTAGAGCGCTATGTCTTCAAATACACCAGTGCCTGGTGGGGCACCAGCTTCGTCTCTGAAATGACTCGCCTTGACTCGAATAATGTCCAGCCCAAGACTTTGCGAAACGTGTCGGGTGCGGTTGTCGGACCaggggaagaggaagatgaggctgTTTCTCCTACTCAGAACAATCCATAGAGCTATCATCATGCcttgtcttgttcttgaGAGGTACTTTCCATGCTGGCGTGTTTAGACTAAACTCATAATTTT
It contains:
- a CDS encoding alpha,alpha-trehalose-phosphate synthase 1 (similar to Aspergillus terreus NIH2624 XP_001212505.1), with translation MTAEATIADGQAPEIHGRLLLLSNRLPITIKRSDDGSYTFSMSSGGLVTGLSGLSKTTSFQWYGWPGLEVPDNEVEGMKQRLKDEYGAHPVFIDDEVADRHYNGFSNSILWPLFHYHPGEITFDESAWAAYQQVNHLFAQTVIKDVQDGDLIWVHDYHLMLLPQMLREEIAKTGKKVKIGFFLHTPFPSSEIYRILPVREPLLRGLLDCDLIGFHTYDYARHFLSSCSRILGTHTTPNGVDWNGRFVTIGAFPIGIDPEKFVEGLKKPSVQERIATLNRKFEGVKLIVGVDRLDYIKGVPQKLHALEVFLTEHPEWIGKIVLVQVAVPSRQDVEEYQNLRAVVNELVGRINGKFGTIEFMPIHFLHQSVSFDELTALYAVSDVCLVSSTRDGMNLVSYEYIATQQERHGVMILSEFTGAAQSLNGSLIVNPWNTEELANAIHDAVTMSPEQRAANYKKLERYVFKYTSAWWGTSFVSEMTRLDSNNVQPKTLRNVSGAVVGPGEEEDEAVSPTQNNP
- a CDS encoding 3'-5' exonuclease domain-containing protein (similar to Verticillium alfalfae VaMs.102 XP_003005660.1), encoding METPQDFKSLQEGIQKSLVSTVKSVNRIAAEDLGFQRTVNPDVAEQLDDKSARVLELSTRLLQSAAKACGVKAPRLEDAEDIDMSWQSIVDVVDSVLEKADTALDEYTGLVKRKEPPSTDAGSKSKRAKSTGKVIRNANVTKPQTKFELKPDNFPTGPWKPILSKKPHATVSLEKSLVTAPAEDGTAQYRHPYEKEITSMKYPERAFQKHDPVPSQPADSTKATWVDTYEGVLKMLEELKKAKEIAVDLEHHDFRTYTGLVCLMQVSTRERDWIVDTLQPWRHKLEVLNEVFADPSIIKVFHGAYMDMVWLQRDLGLYINGLFDTFFACELLNYPGRSLAFLLSKFVNFDADKQYQLADWRIRPIPQEMLFYARSDTHYLLYIYDNVRNELVDASDRSDPEKDYISLALQRSRDLALSRHEHPGYNETTGEGSRGWYNYVFKNSHLALNGEQFAVFKALWKWRDETARQEDESPNFVLGSTHVTEIARVNPPDVKALHSLLPLAAPLARIRLNDIWARVQAAKAEGGPSLMQFFTTLAPESIIKGRLPKLARERVELPILEGPEVSVATMPQSRLFGGMPISSRWEQPKASSSHLEGNIPFPWQRFVEDSAIVDGAQEEEVAEQVVEEVPSTTQTPKAKSEADDADEEFTLKRGRKRKPESEPDQEDETSSSGSDSDSDSEADQEPEAAVEEDIPIADANGVITIEDNPPKKNKKQRQLERRQKQKQKQQQKQEDVELAKKRETKLARKAKKQQKRQQVQEEHTKKYKAVPFDYSTAASVMHANRGQAAQGGPREQKKVFDPYSKTGDDEIKGARKMPPVRGERSATFRK